The sequence GCTGGATGCATGTCCTCAGCAACGCGTTCCTCCAGCGCTTCCCCGGCCGCGTCATTAACCTGCACCCGGCCCTGCCGGGGCAGTTCCCCGGCACCGATGCCATCGCCCGCGCCTATCAGGCCTTTCGGGAGGGGCGCATCACCCATACCGGGGTCATGATCCACTTTGTGCCGGACGAGGAGGTGGACTGCGGGCCGGTGATCGTCAGCGAGAAGGTGCCCATATACCCGGAGGACACGCTGGAGGCGTTGGAGGCGCGCGTGCATGTCGTGGAACATCGGTTGTACGTCGAGGCCCTGCGCCGGCTGATCGCCGGCGAGGTGCCGCCGCCGAAGTGACTGATGGGCAGAGAACACACACCCGTGTGAGGAGGAAATGCCATATGAGCGATGCGATGTTTTTCGAGGAAGCGTTGACCTTTGACGACGTTCTGCTGGAGCCGGGTTATTCGGAGGTCCTGCCGGCGGAGGTCTCGGTGGCCACGGAGCTGGCGCCGGCCATCCGCCTCAACATCCCAATCCTTTCCGCCGCCATGGACCGCGTCACCGAAGCGCGCATGGCCATCGCTCTGGCCCGCGAGGGTGGCCTGGGCGTCATCCACCGTAACATGTCCATCGAGAACCAGGCCGCCGAGGTGGATAAGGTCAAGCGCTCCGAGTCCGGCATGATCGTGGACCCCATCACCCTGCCGCCCACGGCCACCCTGCGGCAGGCCGAGGAACTGATGAGCCGCTATCACATCTCCGGCATCCCCATCACCGAGGACAGCGGCAAGCTGGTGGGCATCCTGACGAACCGCGACATCCGCTTTGTCACCGAATGGGACCGGCCTGTCTCGGAGTATATGACCTCGGAGGGATTGATCACCGCGCCCATCGGCACGACGCTGGAGCAGGCGCAGGTCATCCTGCAGAAGCACCGCATCGAGAAACTCCCGTTGGTGGATGAGCACGGCTATTTGAAGGGGCTGATCACCGTCAAGGACATCATGAAGAAGCGGGATTACCCCAATGCGGCGACGGATGACAAGGGCCGGCTGTTGGCCGCCGCGGCCGTGGGGGTGGGCGAGGCCCATCAGGCGCGGGTAGAGGCGCTGGTGGAGGCCGGCGTGGACGCCATCGTCATTGACACCGCACACGGTCATACGCGGAGCGTGCTGGAAATGGTGGACTGGATCCGCCGGCGCTTCCCCAAGATGGTCATCATCGCCGGCAACGTGGCTACCACCGAAGGGACGGTGGCTCTCATCCAGGCCGGCGCGGATGTGGTGAAGGTCGGCGTGGGCGCCGGCTCCATCTGCACCACGCGTGTGGTCACCGGCATTGGTGTGCCCCAGCTCACCGCCATTTTCCGCTGTGCGCGCGCCGCCCATGAGTTGGGCAAGCCCATCATCGCCGACGGCGGCTTGAAGTACTCCGGCGATATCGTCAAGGCGCTGGCCGCCGGCGCGGACGCCGTCATGCTGGGCAACCTGCTGGCCGGCCTGGACGAATCGCCCGGCGAGCTGATCCTGTTCGAAGGCCGGCGCTATAAGGACTACCGCGGCATGGGCAGTCTGGGCGCCATGAGCGATTTCAGCCGGGACCGCTACGGCACCGGCCAGGGCGGCGTCGTAAAGCTGGTGCCGGAGGGCGTCGAGGGCCGTGTGCCGTACAAGGGCAAGCTCTCCGACTTTATTTATCAACTGGTGGGCGGGGTGCGCGCCGGCATGGGCTATGTGGGGGCCGCCAACCTGCGGGAACTGCGGGAGAAGGCGCGCTGGGTGCGCATCACCTCCTCCGGGCTGATCGAG comes from Anaerolineae bacterium and encodes:
- a CDS encoding phosphoribosylglycinamide formyltransferase, which codes for WMHVLSNAFLQRFPGRVINLHPALPGQFPGTDAIARAYQAFREGRITHTGVMIHFVPDEEVDCGPVIVSEKVPIYPEDTLEALEARVHVVEHRLYVEALRRLIAGEVPPPK
- the guaB gene encoding IMP dehydrogenase; the encoded protein is MSDAMFFEEALTFDDVLLEPGYSEVLPAEVSVATELAPAIRLNIPILSAAMDRVTEARMAIALAREGGLGVIHRNMSIENQAAEVDKVKRSESGMIVDPITLPPTATLRQAEELMSRYHISGIPITEDSGKLVGILTNRDIRFVTEWDRPVSEYMTSEGLITAPIGTTLEQAQVILQKHRIEKLPLVDEHGYLKGLITVKDIMKKRDYPNAATDDKGRLLAAAAVGVGEAHQARVEALVEAGVDAIVIDTAHGHTRSVLEMVDWIRRRFPKMVIIAGNVATTEGTVALIQAGADVVKVGVGAGSICTTRVVTGIGVPQLTAIFRCARAAHELGKPIIADGGLKYSGDIVKALAAGADAVMLGNLLAGLDESPGELILFEGRRYKDYRGMGSLGAMSDFSRDRYGTGQGGVVKLVPEGVEGRVPYKGKLSDFIYQLVGGVRAGMGYVGAANLRELREKARWVRITSSGLIESHPHSVILTKEAPNYSPPEFR